The window TTGGatgtaagtaattaaaaaatctatcaCTTTTCTCCTACTttgtaaattttagttaatataCACTATTAATGTTTATAGTATCACTAATCTAACTTTATTGCAGTTATTTATACAATTGAGTGGCAAAAAAGAGGATTGCCTCATGCTTACATTTTAGTCTTTCTACACCCTTCAAACAAATACCCAAATCCAAAGGATATTGATCGCATCATTTCAGCAGAAATACCAAACAAACACAATCatccaaaattatttgaaatagtCTCCAACCATATGATTCATGGAACCTGTGGTTTTGCAAATAAAAGATCACCATGTATGGTCAATGGGAAGTGTATTAGatattttcctaaaaaattcCATGAATCAACAATTGTTGACCAGGATGGATTTCCagtttataggagaagaaatgaTGGGCGTACAGTGCTAAAGAATGGTATTGAACTTGATAATCGATTTGTTGTGCCATACAATCCACAATtgttattgaaatataaaacaCACTTAAATGTGGAATGGTGCAATCAAAGCACATCAATCAAATACCTGTTCAAATACATCAACAAAGGTTATGACCATATAACAACCACACTTCTTAATGATCGAACCCCGAATGGTGCACACTCTCAAGTTCAAGATGAAGTTAAACAATATCTTGATTGCAGGCATGCTTTTATTCTCACCTCATTAaaataacaacattattgtGCATAACTCtatttgttataatatttaGCTTAAACTGTACTTCATCGGACTGTGTCTTCAACAATATACACCATTCTGCTTGATTCACTAGGTATGTGTCTCCCCCAAAAGCATGTTGGAAAATTTTAGCATTCCCAATGCACGAACGTTCCCCGACAGTGGAACAACTATATTTCCACCTTGAAAATCAACAACCAATTTACTGGACAAATAATCAACAAATTGGTGAAGTTCTatcaaaaaacacaatcaaagaATCCATGTTCGCAGCCTGGATGCATTCTAACAAAATATGCCCTTATGGACGAGATCTTACTTATCATCAATATGTATCAAGATTTGTTTGTGTTGCACACAAAAGATGTTGGAAACCAAGAAAATAAGGAAATACAATAGGCAGGCTTATATGGGTCCAACCTTCAGCTGACGAATTGTTTTACCTCATAATGATGCTTTCCTCTGCCAAAGGTGCATAGTCTTACAGAGACATTAGAACAGTCAATGATGTGGTGTATGGTACATTTAGGGAAGCATGTTTTGCAAAAGACTTTCTAGGTAGTGATCAAGAATTTATTGGTGCTTTATGAGAAGCTAATAGTTGGGGCACTGCACACTACCTCAGAAAATTATTTGTCAAGCTTTTATTTATGAACACCATGGACAAACCAGAATATGTTTGGCAACAAACATGGCAATGGATGGCAGATGATATTAAACTCAATCATAGAAAACAAGGTAATTCTATGTGTACTAAATAAGAACTTATTACCCATAATTATAATGTTTATTACGATAATAATCACAAGTATTCAGCTTACTGAAAAGGAAACAATCCATTTATGCTtgactaaaattgaaaatatgctACAAGCCAATAGAAAAAGCCTACGAGATTTTCCTTCCATGCCATACCCAATAGGATATGCACCCAACCAACACCATAATAAACTCATCCACAATGAAATGGCATATGACAAACAAATACTGGCGGCAGAATTCAACAGATCTTACCATTTGTTGATAGGTATATACaaatttttacactttttatttGGACCCTCCTTAATCACAACAATGCATATTACTAATTCTTAATATGTCAATATGTAAATCCAGACGAGCAAAAATCTATTATTGATACCATTATCCGTGTCGTTGACACTCAATCAGCAGGAGTTTACTTCCTCTATGGATATGATGGAACTGGCAAGACATTTATCTGGACAACATTATCATTTGCTATACGCTCCAATGGTGGTATTGTTTGTACAGTTGCTTCAAGTGGAATTGCTTCAGTACTATTTCCTAGTGGTAGAACAACACATTCCAAATTTTCTATACCAGTGCCTGCAACACAGAATTCAACATGCAATATTCATCAAAGCAGCGACTTAGCTAAATTATTGAAGGTTACAAAACTAATAGTCTGGGATGAAGCTCCAATGTGTCACAAGTTCACTTTTGAGGCACTTGATAAAAGCCTTAAAGAAATCATGCACAACAACATGCCTTTTGGAGGAAAAGTTGTAGTTTTTTGTGGTGATTTCCATCAAATACTACCTATTGTTCCAAAAGGTAATCGCTCGAATATTGTCCATGCAACTATAAATACATCATACATTTGGGATCATTGCCAGATTCTTAgattgacaaaaaaacatgaggGTTCTATCAAGTGCTTCTGGGCAGCCCAACAATCAAGAGCTCAAACAATTTTCTGATTGGCTATTGGACATAGGTGATGGCAAAGTTGGACAAGCTAATGATAGATTTTCTGAAATCACCCTCCCAGATGAGTTCCTTATAAAAGACTATATTGATCCTGTCCAGGCTATTGTTGAAGCAACATATCCCAACTTGATACATAACTATAGCAATACAGATTACTTGCAAAAAAGAGTTGTTCTTGCCTCTAAAAAAGATATTGTTGACAAAATAAATGATTATGTCTTATCACTGATACCCAATGACGAAAAGGAGTATTGTAGCGCAGATAGTGTTGATAAATCAGATGAACTACTCAATCCTGCTTTCGGATTATTGACACCTGAATTTCTAAATTCATTGCAAACATCAGGCATAcctaatcataaattaaaacttaaggTTGGTACTCCAATCATGTTGATACAGAATTTGGACCAAGCTGATGGATTGTGCAATGGAACTAGGCTTATTATCACCAGACTTGGTTCTAATGTAGTTGAGTCAGAAGTCATTACTGGACCTAATACAGGAAATAGAATATACATACCTAGAATGAATATGTCTCCATCTGATTCTCCATGGCCATTCAAACTTATTAGGAGGCAATTTCCATTTATAGTTTCTTATGCTATGACTATAAACAAGTCTCAGGGTCAATCATTGGAACACGTAGGATTGTATTTGCCACACCGAGTTTTTAGCCATGGTCAACTATATGTTGCCCTTTCAAGAGTTAAGAGCAAAAAAAGACTACATATTCTTATTCATGACAATCAAGGTATTCCAAAAAATCTTACCACTAATGTTGTTTACAAAGAAGTGTTTGCCAATTTATAAACAAGTATGCTTCCATCCTACAGCCTCGCCTTGCAATGTCCCTGACTTTACTTTACCCTGCAATTAAAAAACGTTGCATTTatgtattgttcaaatattaCGTCAATATTCATCCCTATTATTACAACAACATCTAACTCAACATTGTATATTCCAGCTTTTCCATTCTCAAATCAGAGTTAGACCCCATGCTTAATAAATGCACTGcacaattgttgttgttgtatttccCTATGGTGCATTCTAATCATGGTACATACCCTACTAGATGTAATCATTATCATTCATTCATACTCACTAATTTAAATATGGGGAaacgtaaaaaaaatcattcaaagcaCTCTTCACGTCTATCAGTTGTGACTGTTCGCAACTCTTCTCTGCACCAACCTTCCAAGAGTCTCCATTTAATTGGTGGTTTTAAAGAAGTAACCGCTCCACCAGTTACAAACCCaaaaaatacatacatacatacatatatacatatatatatatatatatatatatatatatatatatatactacatCGCCTTTTAAACTCCTTCGTGTAACCTATCTTACGTAAACATACAAACATGAGCACTTCCAGATCCCACTCAATTGTTGTAACTTTTTTCTAGCGATTTCTCCTTCTCATCTTTGTTATTtctattttcctctttttgctTGGTTgcttactatttttatttctttcctgtAGCGTTCATCTGATTGCTTAGCCACCATCAAATTTACTGCACCATTACGTGTTCAGAAGGTCAGGTTTCATAGCCATAAACATGATTCACTTAACatcattctcatttttttatcaccTACTTCGGTTGACATCTTTTGGATGCAGAACCTTCTGGAAGTCCATTGTCTTTTCATAGGCAATGGATGTACAGATACCCAAAGCATGTTTTATTCCACTATGATGGCAACAAACATTTCATTCGAGTGAGGACGTATGGTAGCAAATGTTTATTTGCCGATGGCCTAAAGGAATTCAGAAGAGCACACGATCTAAATGAGAGTGTCATTCTTCATTTTGTTGCTTTTCACAAAAATACTACTTTCTCCATTGATGTCATCGGACCTATACACAGGCAGGTGCGTGTAAAGCCCGTTATATCAACCAAGAGACATATTTTTACAACTGATGTCACAAAGGAGATGATACAACATAGGCTCCCTTTAAGTGTTCATACAGTTTCTTCCAGCAGCAGCTTCGAAATTTGTCTATGGTTCCAAAAAATTTATTACCCTTCAGCGGGGACTGGCAAAACGCACCCAGTGGCACGTCACCatcctgtagaagcaaagcttcatgatgaatcaagattgattcaaagatgttttgatgataacaaagatgatgacaaaggtgatgacaaaaagctcaaaggtcaatcaaagaatgagttcaagatgttcaagatagaatcaagaacacttaaAGATTAAGGagaaaagttgaagaacacttcaagattcaagaggaaagttgatttcaagaatcaagattcaaggatcaagctttcaagaatcaagatcaagattcaagaatcaagagaaggcttaatcaagataagtatgaaaaggttttttcaaaaactgagtagcacatggatttttctcaaaacatgtttaccaaagagtttttactctggtaatcgattaccagattattgtaatcgattactagtagcaaaatggatttgaaaaagttttcaaatgaatttacaacgttccaattgatttcaaaaaagctgtaatcgattacaatgttatggtaatcgattaccagtgcctttgaacgttgaaattcaaattcaaatgtgaagagtcacatcctttcacataaaagctttgtgtaattgattacactgatttggtaatcgattactagtgattgtttctgagtaaatcaaaagatgtaactcttcaaatggtttttgactttttcaaattggttttgagtttttctaaaagtcataactcttctaaatggttctcttgaccaggcatgaagagtctataaaagcaaggctttgttttgcattttaaaatcaatttttctaTCAATCCAATCAATTCATTACAATCCTTtgcaagccttgaatctctttgaacttcttcttcttctttgcgccaaaagctttccaaagttttctggttttctaaaccttgaaaacttgtgctattcattcttttcatctcttctccctttgccaaaaagaattcgccaaggactaaccgcttgaattctttttgtgtctctcttctcccttttccaaaagaacgaaggactaatcgtctgaattcttttgtgtctcccttctcccttgtcaaagaattcaaaacgacacagtctgagaattcttttgattcttcccattcccttattcaaaagtgttcaaaggactaaccgcctgagaattcttttgtatccccattcacaaagtatcaaacgtttaaccgcctgagatctttgtcttaacacattggaggatacatcctttgtggtacaagtagaggacttgggtttgactgagaacaagagagggtacatctcttgtggatcagttctagtggagggtacatccactagggtttcaaagagaacaagggagggtacatcccttgtggatctttgcttgtaaaaggatttttacaaggttgaaagaaatctcaaggaccgcaggtcgcttggggactggatgtaggcacgggttgttgccgaaccagtataaaaactcttgtgtgtttgtctccttcttccctactcttttactttccgctgtgcattttaatttccgcttttacttttggttaagtttctcttctactccttattctcttaacaacataagtaaaagccttagaagagtaaattttttattagtaaaggtttaggaataattaattcaaccccccccccttcttaattattctgaggccactcgatccaacacatcCATGATGGTGTGTCATCAATTTCTAACCCATGGTTCCACTACcgtcatgaaaaaaaattgatgcccAGAGATGAGGTTGTCTTCTACTTCCGATTTGATGACCATGCATGGGAACTTTTGATCGGGAAAGATATCGAACGAGATGACGAGGACATCCACCTTGACAATTGACTTTTCTTCaatgaacaaatttattttatattttttaacaaacaaaCTTAAATACCTTACAATATTGAACAATCTTTTCCTTTGTTATCATCCAACAacgttaatatttttatccctctcacaatatcatttttaaaccCGCACTGCCTGCCACGTTATTTGCATGGAATCATGA of the Glycine max cultivar Williams 82 chromosome 13, Glycine_max_v4.0, whole genome shotgun sequence genome contains:
- the LOC100784794 gene encoding ATP-dependent DNA helicase PIF1 is translated as MSVYADKNHTPSNTTQEDQFVIHDLSDCTDDDVNMTQENMDIDYSFNDPTIDDLDDYDGQSILATSSEYQNTDEQKSIIDTIIRVVDTQSAGVYFLYGYDGTGKTFIWTTLSFAIRSNGGIVCTVASSGIASVLFPSGRTTHSKFSIPVPATQNSTCNIHQSSDLAKLLKVTKLIVWDEAPMCHKFTFEALDKSLKEIMHNNMPFGGKVVVFCGDFHQILPIVPKGDGKVGQANDRFSEITLPDEFLIKDYIDPVQAIVEATYPNLIHNYSNTDYLQKRVVLASKKDIVDKINDYVLSLIPNDEKEYCSADSVDKSDELLNPAFGLLTPEFLNSLQTSGIPNHKLKLKVGTPIMLIQNLDQADGLCNGTRLIITRLGSNVVESEVITGPNTGNRIYIPRMNMSPSDSPWPFKLIRRQFPFIVSYAMTINKSQGQSLEHVGLYLPHRVFSHGQLYVALSRVKSKKRLHILIHDNQGIPKNLTTNVVYKEVFANL